A genomic region of Candidatus Marimicrobium litorale contains the following coding sequences:
- a CDS encoding 4a-hydroxytetrahydrobiopterin dehydratase yields MLPQLPNTADIPSLVRQPTNEIDTRLQSSALTVNIALHLLSWRTLQMEKIDKLSQEALTARLAQLPGWTLQDDKLSRQFSFTDFIEAFGFMSRIALLAEKMNHHPEWSNVYNRVAINLTTHDAGGISNRDFQLAESINQLLAISSTAET; encoded by the coding sequence ATGCTACCACAGCTACCCAATACTGCGGACATACCCAGCCTCGTGCGACAGCCCACGAATGAAATCGATACACGCTTGCAGTCGTCGGCACTGACAGTCAACATAGCACTGCACCTGCTATCGTGGAGAACATTGCAGATGGAAAAAATAGATAAACTTTCGCAAGAAGCGCTCACCGCACGGCTGGCGCAACTGCCCGGCTGGACATTGCAGGACGACAAACTGTCTCGACAATTCAGCTTTACTGATTTTATCGAAGCCTTTGGCTTTATGAGTCGCATTGCATTGCTGGCTGAGAAAATGAATCACCACCCGGAGTGGTCAAATGTGTATAACCGGGTGGCTATTAACCTGACCACCCACGATGCGGGCGGCATCTCGAACCGGGATTTCCAGCTTGCAGAGTCCATCAACCAGCTGCTGGCCATCTCCTCGACTGCCGAGACCTGA
- a CDS encoding Spy/CpxP family protein refolding chaperone → MKHITIALGLALISSLALGQPEGGAPQSGSDHKRAMLRQLDLSSEQREKIREIRTSGGGRDEVRAVLTEDQQSQLRKLKKGSSGERAQRMQAHLGLSDEQAEQIKSIREAGGSREELRAVLTEEQQAKFDAVKKRHTAE, encoded by the coding sequence ATGAAGCATATAACGATAGCACTGGGATTGGCGCTGATTTCCAGTTTGGCGCTGGGCCAGCCAGAGGGCGGGGCACCGCAATCAGGGTCTGATCATAAACGGGCGATGTTAAGACAGCTGGACCTCTCTTCGGAGCAGCGTGAGAAAATCCGTGAAATTCGCACATCCGGTGGCGGACGGGACGAGGTTCGCGCTGTTTTAACGGAGGATCAGCAGTCTCAATTAAGGAAATTGAAAAAAGGCTCCTCCGGCGAGCGCGCGCAACGTATGCAGGCGCACCTTGGCCTGTCCGATGAGCAGGCTGAACAAATAAAGTCGATTCGAGAAGCGGGGGGATCCCGTGAGGAGCTGCGCGCAGTTCTGACCGAGGAGCAACAAGCGAAATTTGACGCTGTCAAAAAACGTCACACGGCCGAATAG
- a CDS encoding phosphotransferase: MKMGAIAGNTGLRLLGDALGDITGHSMPFRAEQVEQPAVLTRMVNEGALPVLGQPVAITGIHRQAIPAVSSNCQNLVLTIEQSGQAPLPDSVFVKLPMESLLTRWFMNVISSWRLESHFFRHVASGLPLRTPVTFATAWQGSRFFLLQENLRADPDVTLFTNLDMIRGPTLEQARHCLDAFARLHAFHYGMKPDQQLRILPLDYHPFLSPTMGVVSRNLNRLALQPCMKKRPGEIPAELAAAYRLTLTNWDALLTHWFSGPLSLLHGDSHLGNFFATGEKMGMLDWQAAHWGKGMRDVLYFLVDALPAEVLAAHEAELVQYYVESRARYGEPIDSGQAWQDYRSFSFHALMTIVVSIGFGALNEEQDALMLEILRRAVAASERLDYAGWLHDFLHR, from the coding sequence ATGAAGATGGGTGCTATTGCGGGCAATACGGGGCTGCGGCTACTGGGTGACGCACTGGGTGACATCACCGGTCACAGCATGCCGTTTCGAGCGGAGCAGGTGGAGCAGCCCGCAGTATTGACACGAATGGTCAATGAAGGTGCCCTGCCCGTGTTGGGGCAACCGGTTGCCATTACAGGTATTCATCGCCAGGCAATTCCAGCCGTGAGCAGCAATTGCCAGAATCTGGTGCTCACTATTGAGCAGTCGGGGCAGGCTCCGCTTCCTGATAGCGTGTTCGTCAAGCTTCCCATGGAGTCACTGCTCACTCGATGGTTTATGAATGTGATCAGTTCCTGGCGCTTGGAGTCACACTTTTTTCGCCACGTGGCGTCGGGTCTTCCCCTGCGCACTCCCGTAACGTTTGCCACGGCCTGGCAGGGTTCGCGCTTTTTTCTGCTGCAGGAAAATCTGCGGGCGGATCCAGACGTTACGCTTTTCACCAATCTCGATATGATCAGGGGCCCCACTCTGGAGCAGGCCCGACACTGTCTGGATGCGTTTGCCCGTCTGCACGCGTTTCACTACGGCATGAAGCCAGATCAGCAGCTTCGAATTCTTCCGCTGGATTATCACCCTTTTTTGTCACCCACTATGGGTGTGGTGTCCAGAAACCTGAACCGCCTTGCACTGCAGCCCTGCATGAAAAAGCGGCCCGGGGAGATTCCGGCGGAGCTGGCGGCTGCTTATCGACTCACTCTGACGAATTGGGATGCCCTTTTGACGCACTGGTTCTCGGGGCCCTTGTCGCTGCTGCATGGCGACAGTCACTTGGGTAATTTCTTTGCAACGGGCGAAAAAATGGGCATGCTGGATTGGCAGGCGGCCCACTGGGGTAAGGGTATGCGCGATGTACTCTACTTCCTTGTGGATGCGCTGCCGGCGGAGGTCCTTGCAGCTCATGAGGCCGAGCTGGTTCAGTATTACGTGGAGAGCCGGGCCAGATATGGCGAACCTATCGATTCCGGGCAGGCCTGGCAGGACTACCGTAGTTTCTCTTTCCACGCGTTGATGACGATTGTTGTGTCTATCGGCTTTGGTGCTCTCAACGAAGAGCAGGACGCACTGATGCTGGAGATTCTCCGTCGGGCGGTCGCCGCATCAGAGCGTTTGGACTACGCAGGGTGGTTGCACGATTTTTTGCATCGGTAG
- a CDS encoding zinc-dependent alcohol dehydrogenase encodes MKAVRCCDKQVRVMEVPEPAGDGVLVSVRSAGICGSDLHMVESGFDLQSTLGHEVAGTLADGRAVALEPVSPCGHCDMCTQGDYSLCRLSAAMVHGIGLDGGMAQQILVPERCIVPLPDNVSVSDACLVEPLAVAAHGIRMLSLSPKSRVAIVGAGAVGLAAAAVLTSHVTAVDVAARHDGQKKAAERLGAGLDPEGEYDVVVECAGNSGALAQAARLCKPGGTILLLATYWGGVELPAFEVCMKSLNIQASFMYDRTGLVRDVDVAAQLLASRPELPDILITHRLPLDAAPQAFAIAADRQAGAIKVVLEP; translated from the coding sequence ATGAAAGCCGTTCGCTGTTGTGACAAGCAAGTGCGCGTCATGGAAGTGCCCGAGCCCGCTGGCGATGGTGTGCTGGTCAGCGTGCGCTCGGCAGGTATCTGCGGCTCTGATCTACATATGGTCGAGTCTGGGTTCGACTTGCAATCAACCCTGGGCCACGAGGTGGCTGGCACCCTCGCCGACGGCCGGGCGGTGGCGCTGGAGCCAGTCTCACCGTGTGGGCATTGCGATATGTGTACGCAGGGTGATTACAGCCTGTGCCGACTGAGTGCGGCCATGGTGCACGGTATAGGACTCGATGGTGGTATGGCCCAGCAGATTCTGGTCCCGGAGCGATGCATTGTGCCGCTACCGGACAATGTCAGCGTATCCGACGCCTGTCTGGTTGAACCGCTCGCCGTAGCGGCTCACGGTATCCGCATGCTCTCCCTATCCCCCAAGAGCCGGGTTGCCATTGTAGGCGCTGGCGCTGTGGGGTTGGCGGCGGCGGCTGTGCTGACATCCCATGTCACTGCGGTGGATGTCGCCGCTCGACATGATGGTCAAAAAAAGGCGGCGGAGCGTCTTGGTGCAGGGCTGGATCCCGAGGGCGAATACGACGTGGTGGTTGAATGTGCGGGCAATTCAGGTGCGTTGGCACAGGCCGCAAGACTCTGCAAGCCGGGCGGCACAATACTGTTGCTGGCAACCTACTGGGGTGGCGTGGAGCTGCCCGCGTTCGAAGTCTGTATGAAGAGCCTGAATATTCAGGCATCTTTTATGTACGACCGCACAGGCCTGGTGCGGGATGTGGATGTCGCCGCGCAATTGCTTGCATCGCGCCCTGAATTACCAGATATATTGATCACGCACCGTCTGCCGTTGGATGCAGCGCCGCAAGCGTTCGCGATTGCTGCGGATCGCCAGGCGGGTGCAATCAAGGTCGTACTGGAGCCGTGA